CAAGGGTTGCAGCCGAAGGGCTCTTGTCTCCGGCCGCTCGGTCCCAAGTGACCGGCATGGGTTTCGCCTCGGTGGAACCGGTGTCAGGACACGGCGGCGCCTCTCCCTCCCGAGATGGCGATGCAGGGATCGGGGCTCGGCGGACCTGTCGGGAAACCGGTGGGAACGGCGGGGCGGCAGACGGGCAACCGTGTGTCGGCAAGGCCGGAGACAGTCCTCCGGACGATTTGCCGGGCAACCGGGAGGTCGGACGGAACGGTGGGCGGGTAACCGCCCGACGGATGGGCCGGTGACGGGTCACCGGAAGGCTCGCTGGGCGACCAGCGGACTGGACGGATCGGCGGGTGGGCAACCACCTGACGGGATGGCCGGAGACAGTCCTCCGCGAGGTGCGTTGGGAAACCGGCGGGCTGAACGGAGCGCCGGGCGGGAAACCGCCTAGCGGAAAGGCCGGAGGCAGCCCCTCGGGGCGCGACGCCGAAAGGCGAAGCGAAGTTCATCACGAGCGTCAACTCTGTCAGGGGTGCACGCTCAGCTGCAGGGATGGACGGAAAGGCTTGTAACGCGTGCTGCGAGGAACCCGCTGGGTTCCTGAGGCGCCAAGGGTGTCCCCGCCGGACAGGACCTTATGGTCCAAAGCCCTTGGCGCCTCGCGCATTTTAACACAGGCGATTCGCATTCACAACAATATTTTGTGTTATCAGCCACACGGCGTGGCAAATGTAGTGATTCAAGCCGCGGGATCCCGACGCGGCATCAACACCGTATAGTCCAAATCGAGCAAGATCGCGGGGTCTTCGGTTGGCCCCGGATCGCGGCCCGGGAAATCCGTGCATGGGAGATCCTTGGTTGCGACGGTCCGCAGCCGCAGGGCGCCGAACCCGGGGGCCTGCTGCACCTCGAACCGGTCCACCACCTCGCTCCACGCATACACGGTGTCGCCGGCAAAGGCCGGATTGAGATGACGGCCGCCGTTGAGGGCCGCCACCTTGAACGCATTGGCGAGGCCATTCACGCTGAGCGCGCGGGCGAGACTGATGATGTGCCCGCCATAGACGATGCGGCGGCCGAACCGGCCGTTGCGTTCGGCATGTTGATTGAAATGCACTTTCGCCGTGTTCTGGTAGAGTCGGGTTGCAAGCATGTGATCGGCCTCTTCGATTGTCATGCCGTCGACATGATCGATGCGCTCGCCCGCTTGGTAGTCATCCCACAAATAGGGACTGCCGCTGTCGGCAACGTCGTAGGAGTCGGCGCCGAGGCCGGCGGGTATCACGATATCCTGCGCCGATGCCGCCGTCGGCAATTCCGGAACCTCCGACGCGGGCGCCGGCGCATCCGGGTCGCGCTTGCGAACCATCACCCAGCGAACGTAGTCGAGGACGGTTTCGCCGCGCTGGTTGCGGCCATTCGAATGCGCGTAAACGACCCCCGTCTTGCGGTTGGAATTCTCCCTCAGGCCGACAATGGTGGAGGCCGCGGACAGAGTATCGCCGGGATAGACCGGGGCGCCGAAACGCCCCGCCGCATAGCCGAGATTGGCCACCGCGTTGAGTGATATATCGGGCACCGTCTTGCCGAACACGATGTGAAACACGAGCAAATCGTCGAGCGGCGCCCGGTCCAGCCCGAGGGTGCGGGCGAACTCGTCGCTGGAGGGAAGCGCGAAGCGGTTGCCGTAAAGCGCGGTGTAGAGCGCGGCGTCACCGGTGGTTACCGTGCGTGGGGTGGCATGGCGAATCTCCTGGGCGAGGCGAAAATCTTCGAAAAAGTTGCCCCGGTTGGTCTTTTCGCTCATTCGGCGGCGTCTTTCGAAAGCGCTTCGATGGCCTCGGCTAGCTTGACCAATCGCCGAGCGTTCTCGACGTGGAGGTTCTCGATCAATTTTCCTTCGACGACGACCACGCCTTTTCCGGCGGCGGCGGCTTCCGCATGAGCTTCAATGATGCGACGGGAAAACGCGACCTCTTCCTGCGACGGTGCGAAAACCTCGTTCGCGACTGCAATCGTCTTCGGGTGAATCAAGGTCTTGCCATCGAATCCGAGTTCCAAGCCTTGCCGGCAAGACTCGGCGAAGCCTTCATCGTCGTTGAGATCGAGGTGAACGCCATCGACGATGGCTCGGCCATAGGCCCGCGCCGCCAGTAGGCATAAGCCGAGGCTGGTCAACATCGGCAAGCGGTCGCGGGTATGGCTAGCGTGCAGGTCTTTGGCCAGGTCCGACGTTCCCATGACGAGACAGGAAATGCGTTCGCTCGCCGCCGCGATTTCTTCGGCATGAAGCGTGCCGCGGGGCGTTTCCATCATGCACCAGATGTTCATGTGCTCTGGCGCGCCATGGCTCCGCATCAGGGACTCGACCTCCTCGACCATGGTGTTGGTTTCGACTTTCGGCACCAGAATGGCATCGGCTTGGGAACCCGCGGCGGCGATCAGATCCTCCCGTCCCCATTCGGAATCGAGGCCGTTGATGCGAATCGCGAGTTCTCTTCCGCCGTAGCCACCGGCGTCGACGGCGTCGACCACCTGCTGGCGCGCAATTTCCTTGGCATCGGGCGCGACCGCGTCCTCGAGGTCCAAGATCAGCGCATCGGCCGGAAGGGTTCGTCCTTTCTCGAGCGCGCGGGCGTTCGAGCCCGGCATGTAAAGAACACTGCGCCGCGGTCTTGTGGTCGCCATATTTTCTCGTCCCCCTTATGATTCAAGCCGCGCACACTATAGGCGCGGGCCCGAGCCTGGCAAGACCTCGACAAGGTGTCGTCGGTGCCGCGCGGCGGACACCCGTTGACGCATCGACGGCGCTGTTGGCGGTCGATGGATTGTATGCCACCGTGAACGCCGCCAACACATGATCGGCGGACCATGAATATTCTGTCCATCCAGTCATCGGTTGTTTACGGCCATGTTGGCAACAGCGCGGCGGCCTTCGCGCTGCAGGCCCTCGGCCACGAGGTGTGGCCGCTGAACACCGTGGAGTTCAGCAACCACCCAGGGCGTGGCGCACGGACGGGCCGAATCAACGATTCCGGCCACCTGCGCGACCTGCTCGACGGGCTCGACCGCCTGGGCGTCCTCGGCGATTGCAATGCGATATTGAGCGGGTACCTGGGCTCGGCGCAAAACGGCGCTGTCGCGCTCGAGGCGGTTGCACGGGTTCGGGCCGCGCGAAGCAATGCAGTCTATTGTTGCGATCCGGTCATGGGCAACGAAAAGAAGGGCCTGTTCGTGACCCCGGATGTCGCGGAATTCATTCGCAACCGGGCGGCCGCCGAGGCGGACATCTTGGTGCCCAACCGGTTCGAGCTTGGGCACTTGACCGGCCGCGACATCGGCGGCGTAGCCGATGCGTGCGCCGCGGCCATGTCGCTGGCCGAGCAGGGCCCCGAAATCGTGGTCGTCAAGGG
This is a stretch of genomic DNA from Alphaproteobacteria bacterium. It encodes these proteins:
- the pdxY gene encoding pyridoxal kinase PdxY, translating into MNILSIQSSVVYGHVGNSAAAFALQALGHEVWPLNTVEFSNHPGRGARTGRINDSGHLRDLLDGLDRLGVLGDCNAILSGYLGSAQNGAVALEAVARVRAARSNAVYCCDPVMGNEKKGLFVTPDVAEFIRNRAAAEADILVPNRFELGHLTGRDIGGVADACAAAMSLAEQGPEIVVVKGIRSDDRVAALACTGGQTWLVETPRLDDVADDGAGDLFTAILLGRLLGGAKPAAALEQAASSTFAVLEETRTVGADELALIANRTAVTDPQRRFEAEALS
- a CDS encoding MaoC family dehydratase — protein: MSEKTNRGNFFEDFRLAQEIRHATPRTVTTGDAALYTALYGNRFALPSSDEFARTLGLDRAPLDDLLVFHIVFGKTVPDISLNAVANLGYAAGRFGAPVYPGDTLSAASTIVGLRENSNRKTGVVYAHSNGRNQRGETVLDYVRWVMVRKRDPDAPAPASEVPELPTAASAQDIVIPAGLGADSYDVADSGSPYLWDDYQAGERIDHVDGMTIEEADHMLATRLYQNTAKVHFNQHAERNGRFGRRIVYGGHIISLARALSVNGLANAFKVAALNGGRHLNPAFAGDTVYAWSEVVDRFEVQQAPGFGALRLRTVATKDLPCTDFPGRDPGPTEDPAILLDLDYTVLMPRRDPAA
- a CDS encoding CoA ester lyase, giving the protein MATTRPRRSVLYMPGSNARALEKGRTLPADALILDLEDAVAPDAKEIARQQVVDAVDAGGYGGRELAIRINGLDSEWGREDLIAAAGSQADAILVPKVETNTMVEEVESLMRSHGAPEHMNIWCMMETPRGTLHAEEIAAASERISCLVMGTSDLAKDLHASHTRDRLPMLTSLGLCLLAARAYGRAIVDGVHLDLNDDEGFAESCRQGLELGFDGKTLIHPKTIAVANEVFAPSQEEVAFSRRIIEAHAEAAAAGKGVVVVEGKLIENLHVENARRLVKLAEAIEALSKDAAE